One window of Bactrocera tryoni isolate S06 chromosome 2, CSIRO_BtryS06_freeze2, whole genome shotgun sequence genomic DNA carries:
- the LOC120767232 gene encoding NF-kappa-B inhibitor cactus-like: protein MSNKNTAEFKSGNKNTDEESCQKKELLGNVDFDLAHGTDSGFLSGPQNSFFQEDEECKQSSAENIGNNLNAQNPNIDKSVHRDGNFANIGEHCEKAAEELCIVDSGCIEEEECESNDLHADTEPPHAIVQPNTRSRPQVNQTSASEFTSSQDNKMKTKQDVDAHISERFSNLSLQHGTINDLGASCKDTAVDPEQAKPTKASAELLNKLPAWEQYYQQNDEGDTYLHLACISGYDNVVAALFRLAIHPCLLDIKNDYGQTPLHLAALTKQRKIMRMLLLAGAKPTIRDNNGNTALHIACMSGDEQCVNALTVPFSASEINEAHRQFGYRSNDKRVSSLSYASLPTGLEIRNYNGEYCVHLAAEGGHLQILKTLVQSGADINAREGKGGYTPLHISIEKGNEELFNFLLDDCKPNLETTTFGRLTAYQLTCILKRSQMQSSLEKYGAEPLSPPESEYESSDDESDFEESKNYERFVEPGYFGGNVMAVM from the exons atgtCGAATAAAAATACAGCGGAATTTAAAAGTGGAAATAAGAACACCGATGAAGAAAGTTGTCAAAAGAAGGAGTTATTAGGAAATGTAGACTTCGATTTGGCACACGGAACGGATTCGGGGTTTCTTTCAGGACCACAAAACTCTTTCTTCCaagaagatgaagaatgtaaacAAAGTTCTGCTGAAAACATTGGTAACAATTTGAATGCCCAAAATCCCAATATCGATAAATCAGTACACCGAGATGGGAATTTTGCTAATATTGGCGAACATTGTGAAAAAGCTGCTGAGGAATTATGTATTGTTGATTCGGGCTGCATTGAGGAAGAAGAATGTGAGTCCAACGATTTACATGCCGACACTGAGCCTCCTCATGCCATTGTACAGCCCAATACACGATCGCGACCACAAGTAAACCAAACAAGTGCATCTGAATTTACAAGTTCACaagataataaaatgaaaacaaagcaAGATGTCGATGCTCACATTTCAGAACGCTTTTCTAATCTTAGTTTACAACACGGCACAATAAATGACTTGGGCGCGTCTTGCAAAGATACTGCCGTGGACCCTGAACAAGCGAAACCAACAAAGGCATCGGCTGAACTCCTCAATAAATTGCCAGCATGGGAACAATACTACCAACAAAATGACGAAGGAGACAC TTATCTTCATTTGGCTTGCATATCGGGATACGACAATGTGGTAGCTGCTCTTTTCCGCCTCGCTATACATCCTTGTCTGTTGGACATAAAAAACGATTATGGACAAACTCCCTTACATCTAGCTGCGCTAACAAAACAGAGAAAAATTATGCGCATGCTATTGCTAGCTGGCGCCAAG CCAACCATACGCGACAACAACGGAAACACAGCCTTACATATTGCTTGTATGTCTGGCGATGAACAATGTGTGAATGCTTTAACTGTTCCATTTAGTGCTTCAGAGATCAATGAAGCTCACCGCCAGTTTGGTTACAGATCCAATGATAAGCGAGTTTCTTCACTTAGTTATGCATCTTTACCCACTGGTTTAGAAATTCGCAATTACAACG gCGAATATTGTGTTCATTTGGCTGCCGAAGGAGGccatttacaaatattaaaaactttagtACAGTCTGGAGCGGACATCAATGCCAGA gAAGGAAAAGGTGGATACACACCTCTACATATTTCCATTGAAAAGGGTAATGAGGAGTTATTCAATTTCCTCCTGGATGATTGTAAGCCGAATTTGGAAACAACCACTTTCGGACGGCTGACTGCATATCAACTAACATGCATTCTGAAGAGGTCACAAATGCAAAGCAGTTTAGAAAAATATGGCGCAGAGCCATTATCACCACCGGAAAGCGAATATGAAAGCAGCGACGACGAATCGGATTTTGAAGAATCTAAG aactATGAAAGATTCGTCGAGCCGGGATACTTCGGAGGCAATGTCATGGCAGTCATGTAA